A window from Gallus gallus isolate bGalGal1 chromosome 7, bGalGal1.mat.broiler.GRCg7b, whole genome shotgun sequence encodes these proteins:
- the TWIST2 gene encoding twist-related protein 2: MEESSSSPVSPVDSLGTSEEELERQPKRFGRKRRYSKKSSEDGSPNPGKRGKKSSPSSQSYEELQSQRILANVRERQRTQSLNEAFAALRKIIPTLPSDKLSKIQTLKLAARYIDFLYQVLQSDEMDSKMTSCSYVAHERLSYAFSVWRMEGAWSMSASH; encoded by the coding sequence ATGGAAGAAAGCTCCAGTTCTCCTGTTTCCCCTGTGGATAGCTTGGGGACCAGTGAAGAGGAGTTGGAAAGGCAGCCAAAGAGATTTGGCAGGAAGAGAAGATACAGTAAGAAGTCCAGCGAAGATGGCAGCCCCAACCcagggaagaggggaaaaaagtccaGTCCCAGCTCCCAGTCTTATGAAGAACTGCAGAGCCAGAGGATCCTGGCCAATGtcagagagaggcagaggaCTCAGTCGCTCAACGAAGCTTTTGCCGCCCTGAGGAAAATCATCCCCACGTTGCCCTCTGACAAACTGAGTAAAATCCAGACGCTCAAGCTTGCGGCGCGGTATATAGACTTCCTCTACCAGGTGCTACAGAGCGACGAGATGGACAGTAAGATGACGAGTTGCAGTTACGTGGCTCACGAGAGGCTGAGTTATGCCTTCTCAGTCTGGAGGATGGAGGGTGCGTGGTCCATGTCGGCCTCACACTAG